In the genome of Mercurialis annua linkage group LG8, ddMerAnnu1.2, whole genome shotgun sequence, the window GAAATTTCGGGTCACTGGCATATACTAACCTAACTACAAGGCtgatatttgatatatttaatgCATTTTTGTTTACGTAAATTGTCCTTAAGAATGATTGAAAGCACTGCCCTTTTTCTTTCCCGGAAATCTTTACTGACTTTTTGCTGATATCTCAATAGGACGGTCTGGCAGAGCAGGGAGGACCGGAGAAGCTATTACATTCTACACAGAAAATGATGTTCCAGTTTTACGTAATATAGCTAATGTTATCACAGGATCTGGCTGTGAGGTTCCTTCTTGGATCATGGCTTTGCGCAAGGTGAAGTGGAGAAAGCACCGTCCAAAAAGAGATTCGATTTCAACAAAACCAAAAGGCCTTGAAGATTGAAACAAAGATTCGAACAAAAATTACTAGAGTGTTTGCTATTCAAAAATtcttaatatttgaatttggaTTGCTTTAGATACATAATTCCTAAACTTGTGATACAGTGCAAATTTTGCTGCACTTCTTGTTAGTGATCTAAACAAGGAAGAGGGTACTAAAACAACTAAACTAGCTGTATTGAAAAAGATGCAGAGCACTGTTTCACACTTTTGATCGACTTTAAGATATAACACATCCTTCTGAGCTGCAGTCTCTTCTTCCTCGTGCTTCATTCCCAACAGCATTGCTTCCTGCTCTTCAAGCACACCTACTGATATTATGATGATAAGGTTCAAGACGCTCAAATGCATATAGAAATGTTGAACTTTAAGTTTACTGCTCCAGCAGTAGCTCATAATTAGCTCCTTTCTTAATCATGTTCCTCTTGAGACTACTCAAAGTATCATACATCTCATTTGTCATCGGAGATGAACAACTCCCCGAAAAGAAAACATCTACCTTGTTTCTCACTTCTATCCAGCTACATCCCGGCGTTTTCTTCAATCCCTTCTCTTTCATTGATGCCCGTAGATTTGCTGCTCTATCCCACAATTCAGCATCTCCATAAAGATTCAATAGTTGGACATAATTGCTCCCTCCGCACGGTTCCATATTTAATAGATTGTTTGCTACAATTTCTCCGAGTTCAATATTTTGATGGTTTCGGCAGGAAGATAACAAAGATAGCCAGACACTCCTGTCAGGATCAATGGGCATCTTTTTTACAAAAACATAAGCATCATCTAACCGTCCTGCACGACCATAAAGATCAACTATGTTTACATAATGGTCCATCCTTGGATCAATCCCATACTCATTTTTCATCAACTGAAATAGTTGTAGGCCTTCTTGAACCAAACCAGAGTGGTTGCAAGATGACAACAGAGAAAGAAAAGTAATATGATCAGGTTCAACTCCACAACTTTGCATTTCATTAAATAACTTGATTGCTTTGAAGCACGCTCCATAAGATCCATAACCTGCAATCATCGTATTCCACGTTACCAAGGTCGCCTGAGACATGTTCTGGAAAATAGACTCTGAATATTTCAAGAACCCACACTTGATATACATATCAATTAAGGCATTCTCCACTTGAATATCAAATGGTATACAGAGTCTGATCAAGTATCCATGTACACTTTTTCCTTTCAGCAGTGCTGCAACTGTTGAGATGGCAACAAGAACACTAGTAAAGGAGAAAGAATCTGGATAAAATCCATTCCCCATAATTTGAGAAAATAGTCTGATGGACAGCTCTGGGAGATCATTCTTGCAGTAGCCGGAGATAATAGAATTCCAAGACACAAGATTTTTAACGGACATTTCAGAAAATACATTTCCGGCTCTTTCTGGAAAACCAAATTTGGCGTACATATCTAACAGTGAACTTGcaacaaataaatccaattCCAGTCCACTTTTAATAACAAATCCATGAATTCCACAACCTAATTCTACCTTATCTAATCCAGTACAAGTACTGATAATGCTCGCCATAATATCAGAGTCGGGTTTCACCCCATTTGCCTCCATTGCTCTGAAAAAGTCCAGTGCTTCTTTGTATTTACTATTTTGGTTAAAACCCGATATCATAGAGCCCCATGTAACCACGTCTCTTTCCTTCATTGTGCAAAAAATCAAACTAGCATTATCAGTTTCTCCAAATTTACAGTACATAGTCAAGAGTGCACTTTGTATAGTGATGTTACTTTCTGCAGCTACCTTCACAATCTCTGTATGCATTGACCTACCAATATCATAAATTCCAACCGTACTGCTTGAtgttaaaacatttaaaaacgtgaaTGAGTCGGGAAGAATTCTACATGATCTCATCTGTTTGTATACTGCTAACACATTATAAGCATATCCATTACCAACATAAGCTGAGATTAGTGCATTCCATACTTCAATTCCTTTATCTGAGACCTGACTAAAAACTTTTTCTGCGAATTCAACTGATTGGCACTTGGCGTACATTGTCATAAGGGAAGTCAGAACGTAAGGATCATAGTCAAACCCCACCTTAATCACATCACAGTGAACCTGCACGCCAAAACTCAGAGACTCGCATTGACTGCAAGCACTTACAGCACTAGTAAATGAATGTGACACAAGTTTTACATTCTCATTTTTTGCTAATAAATATGACTCCAAACTGTTCTCCCACAGTCCATTTTCTGCAAAACCTCTAATGACCACGTTCCAAGCTACAACATTGCTCTTATCTTTCAGCTCTTTGAACACAGACCATGCAACTGTTGGCGTACCACAACTAAAGTACATATCAATGAGTGCAGTCTCCAAGAAAGGATCAGCATTCAACATGTTTCGAATAATGTAACCATGAATATGTTTCCCTACCCTGTACCCTATATGCCCATCACCCAGTAGAATGCACAAGGAGTAGGCATCAGGCCTAACACCGAACAACTGCATACGATAAAACTGAGCAACACCTTCTTCGTGACAGCCAAAACGGAAATACCCATCCATGATAGAGTTCCAAACTGTGATATCATGCCCGCTTTTTTCAGGCA includes:
- the LOC126660059 gene encoding pentatricopeptide repeat-containing protein At2g40720; the encoded protein is MYFSRNLSSNSGPLSLTSLLNSEIRGLVQQRQHTEALQLYSNNPTFHTTRFTYPSLLKACASLSNIQYGQIIHSNIITAGLCSDHFITASLINMYVKCGPLTDALHVFDQLPEKSGHDITVWNSIMDGYFRFGCHEEGVAQFYRMQLFGVRPDAYSLCILLGDGHIGYRVGKHIHGYIIRNMLNADPFLETALIDMYFSCGTPTVAWSVFKELKDKSNVVAWNVVIRGFAENGLWENSLESYLLAKNENVKLVSHSFTSAVSACSQCESLSFGVQVHCDVIKVGFDYDPYVLTSLMTMYAKCQSVEFAEKVFSQVSDKGIEVWNALISAYVGNGYAYNVLAVYKQMRSCRILPDSFTFLNVLTSSSTVGIYDIGRSMHTEIVKVAAESNITIQSALLTMYCKFGETDNASLIFCTMKERDVVTWGSMISGFNQNSKYKEALDFFRAMEANGVKPDSDIMASIISTCTGLDKVELGCGIHGFVIKSGLELDLFVASSLLDMYAKFGFPERAGNVFSEMSVKNLVSWNSIISGYCKNDLPELSIRLFSQIMGNGFYPDSFSFTSVLVAISTVAALLKGKSVHGYLIRLCIPFDIQVENALIDMYIKCGFLKYSESIFQNMSQATLVTWNTMIAGYGSYGACFKAIKLFNEMQSCGVEPDHITFLSLLSSCNHSGLVQEGLQLFQLMKNEYGIDPRMDHYVNIVDLYGRAGRLDDAYVFVKKMPIDPDRSVWLSLLSSCRNHQNIELGEIVANNLLNMEPCGGSNYVQLLNLYGDAELWDRAANLRASMKEKGLKKTPGCSWIEVRNKVDVFFSGSCSSPMTNEMYDTLSSLKRNMIKKGANYELLLEQ